GCGGAAAAGAAAAACCCCGAAGAGGCGTGCTCTATCGGGGTTTTGCGGAAAAGTGCGAACCGCTTGGGAGAGGTGTTTGGTGGAGCCGGCGGGGATCGAACCCGCGTCCGCAAGTACTCCACGACCAGTTCTACATACTTAGTTCTGTCATTTGATTTAACCGTTTTGTCGCGGACGAACACGCTACGCAACAGCGATTCACTAAGTTTTCGACCTTGGCGTCGTGACGCCACCAAGGCTTAACTGACGTATATGACCTCTGGCGGTATTGCTACCGGTCTTGCGACACTAGTCCGTCAGTGAACTAGGCAGAGGACGGCGGCCCTTAGGCTGCCAGTACAAACTTTTCGTCGTTTGCAGTTACGTTTTTCCCATTGATTAACGAGGTGACGGGTCCTCGGTATGCCCTGAGTCGCTTCGCTACCCACGTCGAAACCATGTCGGCCCCTGTGGGATGTGAATTATGACACAAATGTCTCACTTGAGTGCGAAGTCCACCCGCGTCGTCGCCCCCTTGTCCTTGATGCCGTCCGCATTGAGTTTCGGTGCCACCACGAACAGGCGGTCCGCCGCGATCTTGCCGTCCAGCCACGACCGGACCCGCTGAGCCCGACGTTCCGCCAACGCCCGCAGATCGTCGTCGTCGACCTTGACGTTCGTCGCCATGAGCTTCTCCATCTCGTCGTCGGGCAGCGACTTGGTAAAGCCGATCATGTTGCGGGGCTTGGCAAAGTCCGCCGCCTTGTACGCAGCGCTCAGGTACTTGCTGCGCTCCTCCGGCGCGACCTTCACGCTGTCCACGTCCACGCTTTCGCCCTTGCCGACCATCGCCTTGACCTTCTGGGCCTTGATCGCGCGCTCCACAGCCACGCTACGCAGGCCGTCGGTGTCCTTGGCCGGATCCACGCGGCCCACGATGTCCAGCTTGAGGGCTTCACGGTCGTTGAGCGCCTTGACCAGCGTTTCCAGACGCTTCTCGTCTTCCGGCGTCAGACGTGCGCTGCCGGGAGCGAATTCGACGTAGCCCAATTCCTGATCGCCGCCGCCGAACGCGGACGCCAGCAAACTGAACGGTGCCGTCACTGCCTTGACGATCAGGTTCACGAAGGCGCGGAAAATCACGCCGCCGAGACTGAACTGCGGATCGTCCAGCGAGCCGGAAATCGGAATATCCACGTCGATCTCGCCGCGCGAGTTCTTCAGCAACGACACTGCCAGCCGTACCGGCAGGTTGGTCGCCGTCGGGCTTTCCACGTGGTCGCCGAACGTCAACTGATCAATGAAGATGTGATTGTTCGCCGTGAGCTTCGCCTGATCGAGCAGATAGTGCACGTCGACCGTGAGCTTGCCTTTTTCGATGGGATAGCCCGCGTATTTCGTCGAATACGGCGTGAGGTTGGTCAGTTCGATGCCGTCCGCCTTGGCGCCGAGATCCACGAACGCCATCGAGGCGAGCGGATTGATCTTGCCATTGATATTAATCGGCGCGTTGCGGTTGACCTTGCCCTGCAAGGCAACTTCGGCAGGCTCGGTCGTCGCAGTGCCGAAGGCGCCGATACGGCCGCCGATATCCGTCAAGTTGGCGGTGTAGTTCGGCTTGACGAAATTGTCCGTGAAGTTGATGTTGCCGCCTTGCAGCGTGATACGTCCGATGTGGACGTCCGCAGGCAGCGCCTTGCCGGTGCCATAGCCCGGCCCACGTTCTGCCGTCGTCTTGCCCGGCGATTGCTCCTTCTTCTCGACTTCGGTGGGCTGCCCGGCTTCGACGGCCGAGGCGGCCGCATCGAGCGGAGGCTTCGCCGCAGACGCCGCATCCAGCGGTATGCCCTCGTTTGCGCGCGTCAACGAACGTGGCGCTTCCTTGCCGCCCACCACGTCGGCCAGATTCAGGCGGCCGTTGGCGTTGATGATGAGGCGCGCGTAGAAGCGCGACAGCGCAATGCTGCCCAACTGAACGTTCGGTTTGCCGCTGCCCACCGCCAGATTGATCTGCTGCACCGACAAGGCGTTCCAGCGCACGAAATCGTCGGTGGTGACCTTGTCGAGCAAACGTACGCTGCCCAGGGTGGCATCGCCACGATACGTTGCCTGCGTCGTGTCGCCCCTCATGGCGAACGTGGCACGGCCATTGCTGGAGAGCAGGGCGCTCGCAATGCTCGCGTTCAATTCGTCGCTCATGTAGGAGTCGAACGCGGCGAGATCGAGTTGCTGGGTCTTCAACTGGATATCGCCGGACAACGGTTGCGGCGTCACGTTGCCGCTGGCGTTAAGCGAGCCCTTCTTGTTGAGCGTGCCGCTGACTTCCAGCTGCAACGGCTTGCTCATGTCCTGCGACGCGCCTTGCACCTTGATGTTGAGCGGGGCGAATTTCGCGTTGATCGGACGGCCTTTGACCGCGCGGTCCTCGAAGCCGATGCTGGCGTTCTCCACGGCGACCTTGCCGACTTTCCACTGCCATGCGCCGGCGGCATCCGGTGCGCCGGGCGCCACCGCCCTGACCGAGGTGCGGCGTCCGCGCTCGGTGCCGACGCGTGCGTTGATGCCCTTGCCGTTACCCGTGGACGCCTTGGGCTGAGCGTCGCCGGTCAGGGCGAGCAGGTTGATCTTGCCGTCCTTGTCCCGGCGGGCTGCAAGGTCGAGTCCGGTGACCGTCACCTCGTCGACGACCGCCTGTCGCGCGCCGAGATCGAAGTGCGAGAGCCGGGCTTGCGCCTTCGCCAGCCTGACCGGCGCGTCGCCTTTGTGACCTGTGAACCATTCGACCTTCTCGAGCGTTGCCGTGGCCGGGTCGATCTGGACGTTCGGCTGCTTGTCCGGCGCGAACGCCGCGTTGAACCTGGCCTGCGCGCCGATCGTGCCGCTCTTCAAATCACCGGCGAGCGCTCCTTGCGCGAAGGGCAGTAATGGGGCGAGGGCGATGGCCTGGGCATCGAGTTCGCCACTGGCGTTGTACGCCGGCAGGCTGAACTGTCCATGAGCTTTGAGGGAGCCGCCGCTCTGGATGCCAAGCGACGCGTCGTATGACGCCGGATCCTTGCCCAGCGTCGAGAATTGCTTCACACCGAGCTGGATGTTCTCAAAGGAGAGGCTCGCGGGTTTCGCGCCACGCTCGTCGGTGAAACGCAGCTTGCTGTTCACGAGCGACGCTT
This is a stretch of genomic DNA from Pandoraea faecigallinarum. It encodes these proteins:
- a CDS encoding DUF748 domain-containing protein; protein product: MKSSAGGTRLQQSLARAQALGRDPDVRRRARKTGLWAAGIIAVFGVVGYFTVPAALKHYAVDKLSAYLERPVSVGDVSFNPYTLRLDLHKVHIGDKAPGQPFVDIGELRLNASWSSLFRFAPVIGELYIDTPVVNIVRTAPQRFNFSDIIDRATSGPPSPEPSKPARFALNNVQIKNGTIRIDDAYQDEKHVVDNLQVGVPFIANLPADTDIFVQPLLQASVDGAPLHISGQTKPFADSLESTVDIKLDRLDVPKYLGYSPVTFPAQIKSGAISTDLKLRFTRDKDGNHVLLTGTAGLADAVVNEADGSPLVAVKQVDVKLGKVEPLNNVYHIDSVRIDGLDQHVRMEKDGSVNVAKALLPQRPVLKAVGKAVDEAAASPKASEAARSAPKVAAEQTARPATPASAAEAAQTKAAAAVQSSPLDLLVGEASLVNSKLRFTDERGAKPASLSFENIQLGVKQFSTLGKDPASYDASLGIQSGGSLKAHGQFSLPAYNASGELDAQAIALAPLLPFAQGALAGDLKSGTIGAQARFNAAFAPDKQPNVQIDPATATLEKVEWFTGHKGDAPVRLAKAQARLSHFDLGARQAVVDEVTVTGLDLAARRDKDGKINLLALTGDAQPKASTGNGKGINARVGTERGRRTSVRAVAPGAPDAAGAWQWKVGKVAVENASIGFEDRAVKGRPINAKFAPLNIKVQGASQDMSKPLQLEVSGTLNKKGSLNASGNVTPQPLSGDIQLKTQQLDLAAFDSYMSDELNASIASALLSSNGRATFAMRGDTTQATYRGDATLGSVRLLDKVTTDDFVRWNALSVQQINLAVGSGKPNVQLGSIALSRFYARLIINANGRLNLADVVGGKEAPRSLTRANEGIPLDAASAAKPPLDAAASAVEAGQPTEVEKKEQSPGKTTAERGPGYGTGKALPADVHIGRITLQGGNINFTDNFVKPNYTANLTDIGGRIGAFGTATTEPAEVALQGKVNRNAPININGKINPLASMAFVDLGAKADGIELTNLTPYSTKYAGYPIEKGKLTVDVHYLLDQAKLTANNHIFIDQLTFGDHVESPTATNLPVRLAVSLLKNSRGEIDVDIPISGSLDDPQFSLGGVIFRAFVNLIVKAVTAPFSLLASAFGGGDQELGYVEFAPGSARLTPEDEKRLETLVKALNDREALKLDIVGRVDPAKDTDGLRSVAVERAIKAQKVKAMVGKGESVDVDSVKVAPEERSKYLSAAYKAADFAKPRNMIGFTKSLPDDEMEKLMATNVKVDDDDLRALAERRAQRVRSWLDGKIAADRLFVVAPKLNADGIKDKGATTRVDFALK